From a region of the Eublepharis macularius isolate TG4126 chromosome 7, MPM_Emac_v1.0, whole genome shotgun sequence genome:
- the BOP1 gene encoding ribosome biogenesis protein BOP1 isoform X2: protein MEWYQDFPHIGYNLDGKKIFKPIRNKDELDKFLEKMENPDYWRTVQDKMTGVDVKLTDEQVELVNRLQKGQFGDVNFNPYEPAVDFFSSQVMIHPVTNRPADKRSFIPSLIEKEKVSRLVHAIKMGWIKPRKPKEETPSFYDLWAQEDPTSILGRHKMHVPAPKLPLPGHEQSYNPPPEYLPTEEEKLAWEQQEPPERKLNFLPQRYDCLRRVPAYPRFIHERFERCLDLYLCPRQRKMRVNVDPEDLIPRLPKPQDLQPFPTVQSLVYRGHTGPVRCLSVSPSGQWLVSGSDDGAVKFWEVCTGRCLKTLPVQGVVKSVAWNPSPTLCLVAVAVEQSVLLVNPGLGDKLLCGATDQLLDAFVPPEEQRPQPVTWEEAAGEEHSQGVRLLVRHEKPLKQVTWHRKGDYFASVVLDNSHLQVLIHQASKRWSQAPFRKSKGQVQQVLFHPLRPFFFVATQRFVRVYNLLKQELTKKLLTNCKWVSSMAVHPGGDNLICGSYDSKLAWFDLDLSTKPYRVLRHHKAALRAVAFHPHYPLFASGSDDGSVIVCHGMVYNDLLQNPLIVPVKVLKGHARTHNLGVLDVAFHPSQPWLFSAGADATIRLFT from the exons ATGGAGTGGTATCAGGACTTCCCACACATTGGCTACAATTTGGATGGCAAAAAGATCTTCAAGCCCATTCGCAACAAGGACGAGCTCGACAagttcttggagaaaatggaaaacCCCGACTACTG GCGGACCGTCCAGGACAAAATGACTGGGGTGGACGTGAAGCTGACGGATGAACAAGTGGAGCTGGTGAACCGTCTCCAGAAGGGCCAGTTCGGAGATGTGAACTTCAATCCCTATGAG CCCGCTGTGGACTTCTTCAGCAGTCAAGTGATGATCCACCCGGTGACCAACCGCCCAGCCGACAAGCGTAGCTTCATTCCATCCCTCATTGAGAAGGAGAAG GTCTCCAGGCTGGTCCATGCCATCAAGATGGGTTGGATCAAGCCACGCAAGCCTAAAGAGGAGACGCCTAGCTTCTACGACCTGTGGGCTCAAGAAGATCCCACCTCTATCCTGGGGCGGCACAAGATGCACGTGCCTGCCCCCAAGCTGCCTCTGCCGGGCCACGAGCAGTCCTACAACCCACCCCCAGAGTACCTTCCAACAGAGGAAGAG AAACTGGCCTGGGAACAGCAAGAACCGCCTGAGCGCAAACTGAATTTCCTGCCCCAGCGCTACGATTGCCTGCGCCGGGTTCCTGCCTACCCCCGATTCATCCATGAGCGATTTGAGCGCTGCCTCGACCTCTACTTGTGCCCACGCCAGAGGAAGATGCGG GTCAACGTGGATCCTGAGGATTTGATCCCCAGACTCCCCAAGCCGCAGGACCTCCAGCCTTTCCCCACCGTGCAGTCCTTG GTCTATCGTGGCCACACGGGCCCCGTGCGCTGCCTCAGTGTCTCCCCCAGTGGACAGTGGCTGGTGTCGG GTTCCGATGATGGCGCAGTGAAGTTCTGGGAGGTCTGCACAGGCCGATGCCTGAAGACGCTCCCCGTGCAGGGCGTGGTGAAGAGTGTCGCGTGGAACCCCAGCCCCACCCTTTGCCTCGTGGCCGTTGCTGT GGAGCAGTCGGTGCTTCTGGTGAACCCTGGCCTTGGGGACAAGCTGCTCTGTGGGGCCACAGACCAGTTGCTCGATGCCTTTGTGCCCCCAGAGGAACAGCGACCCCAGCCTGTCAcctgggaggaggcagcaggagaggaaCACAGCCAGGGTGTGCGGCTCCTTGTCAGGCATGAGAAG CCTCTGAAGCAGGTGACGTGGCACCGGAAAGGGGACTACTTTGCCAGTGTGGTCTTGGACAACAGCCACTTGCAGGTGCTGATCCACCAGGCAAGCAAGCGCTGGAGCCAGGCGCCCTTCCGCAAGAGCAAGGGGCAGGTGCAGCAGGTCCTCTTCCACCCGCTGCGGCCTTTCTTCTTTGTGGCCACCCAGCGCTTCGTGCGGGTCTACAACCTCCTCAAGCAGGAGCTCACGAAGAAGCTGCTCACCAACTGCAAGTGGGTGTCCAGCATGGCTGTCCACCCTGGAG GCGACAACCTGATCTGCGGCAGCTACGACagcaaactggcctggtttgatCTAGACCTGTCCACGAAGCCCTATCGCGTGCTGAG gCACCACAAGGCAGCGTTGAGAGCTGTGGCCTTCCACCCCCACTACCCGCTCTTTGCCTCCGGTTCGGATGATGGCAGCGTCATCGTTTGCCACGGCATGGTCTACAA cGATCTGCTCCAGAACCCCCTCATCGTGCCCGTGAAGGTGCTGAAGGGCCATGCCCGGACTCACAACTTGGGCGTCCTTGACGTGGCTTTCCACCCCAGCCAGCCCTGGCTCTTCTCTGCCGGCGCAGATGCCACCATCCGCCTCTTCACGTAG